One window of the Granulicella arctica genome contains the following:
- the cbiE gene encoding precorrin-6y C5,15-methyltransferase (decarboxylating) subunit CbiE — protein MTTLEPWLAIIGVGEDGWPGLSATARSLIQSAGLLYGGARHLSLMPDEEVTAEKVAWPSPMSSAIKEILVQHRGQRKVAALASGDPMLFGVGVTLTRALSPSEYRVIPQVSSSSLACARLGWPVVETTIVSLVNRPLEQILRYLCDKQRLILFSENDLTPSVVAKLLTLSGYGASLFHVFENLGGSNERHVSTQAKTWVDTQISKLNLIAILCVPDEASKILSLVPGLPDKVFRSDGQLTKREVRAVTIASLAPLPGQTLWDVGSGTGTIAIEWMRVHPACGAIAIEARADRAANIRFNAKALGTPGLQIIEGSAPDVLADIGRPDAIFIGGGVSTPRVFETCWAALRSGGRLVINAVTIRSEIKLTEWHTLYGGSLVRIAISRAEPVGATFSWRPMIPITQWAVTKP, from the coding sequence ATGACCACCTTAGAGCCTTGGCTTGCAATTATAGGGGTGGGTGAGGATGGTTGGCCTGGTCTGAGTGCGACCGCAAGATCTCTCATTCAATCGGCCGGTCTGCTCTACGGAGGAGCTCGGCACTTAAGCCTCATGCCCGACGAGGAAGTGACTGCGGAAAAAGTCGCTTGGCCATCGCCCATGAGTTCAGCGATCAAAGAGATACTCGTACAACATCGAGGGCAACGAAAGGTAGCTGCATTAGCAAGCGGAGATCCTATGCTTTTCGGGGTTGGCGTGACCCTGACGCGAGCCCTTAGCCCGTCAGAGTATCGCGTCATCCCTCAAGTCTCTTCATCATCACTTGCTTGCGCACGCTTAGGCTGGCCAGTCGTTGAAACAACAATCGTCTCGCTCGTGAATCGCCCGCTCGAACAGATACTACGTTACCTATGTGACAAGCAGCGCCTTATACTCTTCTCCGAGAACGACCTCACTCCGTCCGTAGTGGCTAAGTTGCTGACACTATCAGGTTATGGCGCGAGCCTGTTCCATGTTTTTGAAAATCTTGGCGGTTCCAATGAGCGACACGTGAGCACCCAAGCAAAGACATGGGTTGACACACAGATTAGCAAGCTGAACCTCATTGCGATTTTGTGTGTTCCCGATGAAGCCTCCAAAATCCTCTCCCTCGTTCCCGGACTACCAGACAAGGTCTTCCGGTCGGACGGACAGCTTACAAAGCGCGAGGTGCGTGCTGTAACTATAGCGAGTCTTGCTCCACTGCCCGGCCAAACTCTTTGGGATGTTGGCTCCGGTACTGGAACAATCGCTATCGAATGGATGAGGGTTCACCCCGCATGTGGAGCAATTGCTATCGAGGCGCGCGCCGATAGAGCAGCAAATATCCGTTTCAACGCCAAAGCACTTGGGACGCCCGGACTACAGATCATCGAGGGCAGTGCCCCTGACGTCCTCGCAGACATTGGCCGCCCTGATGCCATTTTTATAGGCGGCGGCGTTTCTACTCCAAGAGTATTCGAAACATGTTGGGCCGCACTTCGCAGTGGTGGACGCCTCGTTATCAACGCCGTCACTATCCGAAGCGAAATCAAGTTGACTGAGTGGCATACACTTTATGGAGGTTCTCTAGTTCGCATCGCGATCTCCCGCGCGGAACCTGTTGGCGCAACCTTCAGTTGGCGACCGATGATACCGATTACCCAATGGGCGGTCACCAAGCCATGA
- a CDS encoding anti-sigma factor family protein, with amino-acid sequence MFGRRGHLNDKELVGFLDGEISHRAANYAQKHLAECSECRSRKREFEDVTANISRLNRASIAAPVEFESAPHYLIKLGMDAAPKLKRGLLSATPLTGPEIYLYAAIAVAVLSCNMFDWQGHLFDSSHMPQLETRLRPDSGLTPGVTRPVSLSEICNQQDGDLDPDVSPTIKQAIFKEYGITDAPANDYQVDYLINPQLGGTADLGNLWPEPNSSKVWNAHLKDALEDHLHVMVCNQQIDLASAQRAIASDWIAAYKKYVQIRNHA; translated from the coding sequence ATGTTTGGGCGAAGAGGTCATTTAAACGATAAAGAACTTGTCGGTTTCCTTGATGGTGAGATTTCCCATCGAGCAGCTAACTATGCGCAGAAACATCTCGCTGAATGTTCCGAATGTCGCTCAAGAAAGCGAGAATTCGAAGATGTCACGGCGAATATCTCAAGGCTGAACCGCGCTTCGATTGCTGCACCGGTGGAATTTGAAAGCGCGCCGCACTATTTGATTAAGCTGGGAATGGATGCTGCTCCGAAGTTGAAACGCGGACTGCTGTCCGCCACTCCATTGACGGGTCCTGAGATCTATCTTTACGCAGCCATCGCCGTAGCCGTCCTTAGCTGTAATATGTTCGATTGGCAGGGCCATCTCTTCGACTCTAGTCATATGCCTCAACTCGAAACCCGCCTTCGCCCGGATAGTGGACTTACTCCCGGCGTGACGCGCCCAGTTAGCCTCTCTGAGATATGTAACCAACAAGATGGCGATCTCGACCCCGATGTCTCACCTACCATAAAGCAAGCCATCTTCAAGGAGTATGGCATCACCGACGCACCCGCAAATGACTACCAGGTCGATTATCTAATCAACCCCCAACTTGGAGGAACAGCCGACTTGGGCAATTTGTGGCCAGAACCCAACAGCTCGAAAGTCTGGAACGCCCATCTCAAAGATGCTTTGGAAGATCACCTGCACGTCATGGTTTGCAACCAGCAGATTGATTTAGCGTCGGCCCAGCGCGCCATCGCTAGCGATTGGATCGCAGCCTATAAGAAGTATGTCCAAATCAGAAACCACGCCTAA
- a CDS encoding efflux transporter outer membrane subunit gives MRNSPLWFRRTFAIAAGGILAGALAGCNVGPKYKRPAYPAPPAFRGADEAAVTSDAQNSLGDQNWVQVFREPELQALIRTALTNNYDIQIAAQRVAEQQAQVQITRSQEFPTLSVGGTGIGASFNSSTFGSSSGSNSISSPLSEGSFNLSAAWTPDFWGLYRKQTQAARAQLLAQTWAQRAVRLSLVQSVATTYLQIRALDRQLDITKQTLKARQDSVKLTQTLADGGAAPLSDLRQAEQLLYTATSQIPQLEQQIQQQENAMSLLLGDNPGPIVRTSPNALTPPPQDLPTGLPTQLLERRPDIQQAEATLVAANAQIGIARAQFFPQLTISASGGVGGDSLSSIFSPDGKTIYGIGSLAQPLFEGGKLRGQLNIAKETQKEDVFAYQKTIATALHDVSNALIALNKQRVYREQQEKLVDAAQDSTRLARMRYQGGATAYLEVLTTDTNLFTAQLNLVSAQQGEALTLVQLYSALGGGWQ, from the coding sequence ATGAGAAACTCACCACTCTGGTTCAGACGCACCTTCGCAATCGCAGCCGGTGGCATCCTCGCCGGCGCCCTTGCAGGCTGCAACGTAGGTCCAAAGTACAAACGTCCGGCCTACCCGGCGCCCCCAGCCTTCCGTGGAGCCGACGAAGCTGCCGTTACCAGTGACGCGCAGAACTCACTCGGTGATCAGAATTGGGTCCAGGTCTTCCGCGAGCCTGAGCTTCAAGCGCTCATCCGCACAGCGCTCACCAACAACTATGACATCCAAATTGCAGCCCAGCGTGTAGCCGAGCAGCAGGCGCAGGTCCAAATCACACGCTCGCAGGAATTCCCCACCCTGTCCGTCGGTGGAACCGGCATCGGTGCTTCCTTCAACTCGTCGACTTTTGGCTCGAGCAGCGGAAGCAACAGCATCTCCAGCCCGCTGTCCGAAGGCTCGTTCAATCTCTCTGCTGCCTGGACGCCGGACTTCTGGGGTCTCTATCGCAAGCAAACACAAGCTGCTCGCGCACAACTGCTCGCACAGACATGGGCACAGAGGGCCGTTCGTCTCTCTCTTGTGCAGAGCGTCGCAACCACCTACCTCCAGATTCGCGCTCTGGATCGTCAACTCGACATCACGAAGCAAACCTTGAAGGCACGGCAGGATTCCGTCAAGCTGACCCAGACGCTTGCCGACGGAGGTGCAGCACCACTGTCGGATCTTCGCCAGGCTGAGCAGCTCCTATACACCGCGACCTCGCAGATCCCTCAATTAGAACAGCAGATCCAGCAGCAGGAGAATGCGATGAGCCTCCTGCTCGGCGATAATCCTGGTCCTATCGTCCGCACAAGTCCGAACGCGCTCACACCGCCCCCGCAGGATCTCCCTACCGGACTCCCGACACAGCTTCTGGAGCGCCGCCCCGACATCCAACAAGCGGAGGCGACCCTTGTAGCGGCGAACGCGCAGATCGGCATCGCCCGCGCTCAATTCTTTCCTCAGCTCACGATCAGTGCCTCAGGTGGCGTTGGCGGAGATAGTCTGTCCAGCATCTTTAGCCCCGATGGCAAAACCATCTACGGCATCGGCTCGCTCGCTCAACCGCTCTTTGAAGGTGGCAAGCTGCGAGGCCAGTTGAACATCGCCAAAGAGACGCAGAAGGAAGACGTCTTCGCCTACCAGAAGACGATCGCCACCGCTCTCCACGATGTTTCGAATGCCCTCATTGCCCTCAACAAGCAACGCGTCTACCGCGAGCAACAAGAGAAGCTCGTAGATGCCGCGCAGGACTCAACCCGCCTTGCCCGCATGCGCTATCAAGGCGGAGCTACCGCGTACCTTGAGGTGCTAACCACCGATACCAACCTCTTCACGGCACAACTGAATCTAGTCTCAGCACAGCAGGGAGAGGCTCTAACCTTGGTTCAGCTCTACAGCGCATTGGGCGGCGGTTGGCAGTAG
- the cobF gene encoding precorrin-6A synthase (deacetylating), whose amino-acid sequence MRKIYLIGIGAGNPEYITMQAVKVLNLIDVFFFTDKGEAKQDLVHLRKEVCQRYIQDKSYRIVEVNDPTRDPAITDYTARVEHWHQERVLIYEQIIARELEDDQSGAFLIWGDPSLYDSMIRIIDQVIARGLIAFEYEVIPGITSIQALAARHRVTLNGIGETVSITTGRKLLATMTSTTENLVVMLDGHCTFEKLLDQELEILWGAYLGMDDEILVRGKLGEASAVIEEKRTAARIRKGWIMDTYMLCKPRE is encoded by the coding sequence ATGAGAAAGATCTATCTCATCGGAATCGGTGCAGGAAATCCGGAATACATTACCATGCAAGCGGTCAAGGTGCTCAACCTGATCGATGTCTTCTTCTTTACAGACAAGGGAGAGGCGAAACAAGACCTCGTCCACCTCCGCAAAGAAGTCTGCCAACGTTACATTCAGGACAAGTCCTACCGCATTGTCGAAGTAAATGATCCGACCCGCGATCCCGCCATCACAGACTACACCGCACGGGTGGAGCATTGGCATCAAGAGCGTGTTCTCATTTATGAACAGATAATCGCCAGAGAGTTAGAGGATGATCAATCCGGAGCATTCCTCATATGGGGGGATCCTTCACTTTACGACAGCATGATCAGAATTATCGACCAGGTCATTGCGCGAGGTCTAATTGCTTTCGAGTACGAAGTGATCCCAGGAATCACCAGCATTCAAGCGTTGGCTGCGCGTCATAGAGTCACACTGAACGGTATTGGAGAAACTGTTTCGATCACAACTGGGCGGAAACTGCTAGCTACCATGACGAGCACAACAGAAAATTTAGTAGTTATGCTTGATGGCCATTGCACCTTCGAGAAGCTTTTGGATCAAGAGTTGGAGATCCTGTGGGGAGCTTACCTTGGTATGGATGACGAGATTCTCGTTCGGGGAAAGCTAGGCGAGGCAAGCGCCGTAATCGAAGAAAAGCGAACGGCTGCCCGAATCAGAAAAGGATGGATCATGGATACTTATATGCTGTGTAAACCGCGCGAGTAA
- the cobM gene encoding precorrin-4 C(11)-methyltransferase, with protein sequence MIVHFIGAGPGAPDLLTLRGRDHIHRSPVCLYAGSLVPPEILAHAAPDARLVNTAEMNLDQIMAEVSEAHQQNHDVARVHSGDLSIWSTMGEQIRRLEKMGITYDITPGVPSFAAAAAAISRELTIPYLAQSVILTRTSTRSTPMPSGEDLASLGHSKATLAIHLSITNINMVTDQLLPIYGPDCPVAVVFRASWPDEQVLRATLATLAKTVTDSGIDRNALIFVGRAIGGAGSGESFLYSAKRDRGEELSERSE encoded by the coding sequence ATGATAGTTCACTTTATCGGCGCCGGACCCGGCGCGCCCGACCTGCTTACCCTACGCGGTCGCGATCACATCCATAGGTCACCTGTCTGCCTTTACGCTGGTTCCCTTGTTCCGCCTGAGATCCTTGCTCACGCAGCGCCCGATGCTCGCCTTGTGAATACGGCTGAGATGAACCTAGACCAAATTATGGCGGAGGTTTCAGAGGCACACCAACAGAACCATGATGTAGCGCGCGTCCATTCTGGCGACCTGTCCATCTGGAGCACTATGGGCGAACAGATTCGTCGCTTAGAAAAGATGGGTATCACCTATGACATAACGCCAGGGGTACCATCGTTTGCCGCCGCCGCAGCTGCCATCAGTCGTGAGTTGACCATACCCTATCTTGCTCAGAGCGTCATCCTGACCCGCACTTCGACTCGCTCCACGCCGATGCCTTCAGGCGAAGACCTCGCATCGTTAGGTCACTCTAAAGCTACGCTCGCCATCCATCTTTCCATTACCAATATCAACATGGTGACAGATCAACTTCTGCCGATCTACGGCCCCGACTGCCCTGTCGCCGTCGTCTTTAGAGCAAGTTGGCCTGATGAGCAGGTCCTTCGCGCAACATTGGCGACCCTTGCGAAGACAGTCACTGATTCCGGCATAGATCGCAACGCTCTCATTTTTGTAGGCAGAGCGATCGGCGGAGCTGGCTCTGGTGAAAGCTTCCTGTACTCCGCAAAAAGGGACCGCGGAGAAGAGCTGTCCGAGCGCTCAGAGTGA
- a CDS encoding cobalamin biosynthesis protein, with amino-acid sequence MISAPQLAIGIGFSTRASSEDIIQLIRACTSATAPASIIASLDRRAVLAGLVAKTLGMPLMLFPASTLAQVSGISTRSALALKMTKTASVAEASALASLGTKARLIVPYRTGRYCTCAVAALPANGDE; translated from the coding sequence ATGATCTCAGCTCCACAACTTGCCATTGGAATTGGCTTCTCGACACGTGCGAGTAGCGAAGACATTATCCAACTCATCCGGGCATGCACCTCCGCGACGGCTCCCGCGAGCATCATTGCCTCGCTTGATCGCCGCGCTGTCTTAGCCGGCTTAGTTGCCAAAACACTTGGCATGCCCCTGATGCTTTTTCCCGCTAGCACGCTGGCTCAGGTCTCAGGCATTTCAACGCGTTCAGCACTGGCTTTGAAGATGACCAAGACCGCAAGTGTTGCTGAAGCTTCTGCACTTGCGTCGCTCGGGACGAAGGCACGTTTAATTGTTCCTTATCGAACTGGTCGCTACTGTACATGCGCAGTCGCGGCACTCCCAGCCAATGGTGACGAATGA
- a CDS encoding efflux RND transporter periplasmic adaptor subunit, with translation MSEQRKNAAAVVSSNNLKYAGAVAILLAGAGLLAGCTSKPPAAPPPQALPVTVVQLEPTDVPISGEWVGTLDGYVNAQIQPQANGYLIKQNYREGSQVSKGQVLFEIDPRPFQAALDQALGQLAQAKGQVAQAQAQLDLAQINVKRDTPLAQARAIAQSQLDNDTQQEAQQKASVQSAQASVAAADAAVANAKLNIGFTHVRSLITGVAGQATLQVGNLVNTQSILTSVSQLNPIKAYFSIGDSEYLALVQRARAGGGDLLKNASAVPLTLTLANGEAYPQKGHIAFVDRQINAQTGAIRIAASFPNPGNVLRPGQFGRVKAETQLRRNALLIPQVAIQELQGLQQAFVAGPDGKAHLVTLKLGPQVGTNWLVEDGVAPGAKVIIDNLQKLGEGTPVAPHQGPPVAPTSQATTSAGR, from the coding sequence ATGAGCGAGCAGCGTAAGAACGCCGCAGCAGTAGTCAGTTCCAATAATTTGAAGTACGCAGGCGCGGTCGCCATACTTCTTGCAGGCGCGGGCCTTCTCGCAGGTTGCACCTCGAAACCTCCGGCCGCCCCTCCGCCGCAGGCGTTACCTGTGACTGTGGTGCAGCTTGAGCCAACCGACGTCCCGATCTCAGGCGAATGGGTTGGCACGCTGGACGGCTACGTGAATGCGCAGATTCAGCCGCAGGCGAATGGTTATTTAATCAAGCAGAACTATCGCGAAGGTTCGCAAGTCTCCAAAGGTCAGGTGCTCTTTGAGATCGACCCTCGACCTTTCCAGGCAGCTCTCGATCAGGCTCTCGGGCAACTTGCACAGGCAAAGGGCCAAGTCGCGCAGGCGCAGGCGCAGTTGGACCTTGCCCAGATCAACGTAAAGCGCGACACGCCACTAGCGCAGGCGCGAGCGATCGCACAGAGCCAGCTGGACAACGATACGCAGCAAGAGGCACAACAAAAAGCGTCCGTACAATCCGCCCAGGCATCTGTCGCCGCCGCAGATGCTGCCGTCGCGAATGCGAAGCTGAACATTGGGTTCACGCATGTTCGCTCGCTTATCACTGGGGTCGCTGGACAGGCGACATTGCAGGTCGGCAACCTTGTCAACACGCAGTCGATCCTCACCTCAGTTTCGCAGTTGAACCCGATCAAGGCCTACTTTTCCATCGGCGACAGTGAGTACCTCGCTCTCGTGCAGCGCGCCCGCGCCGGCGGCGGAGATCTCCTGAAGAATGCCTCCGCAGTGCCGCTGACGCTCACGCTTGCCAACGGGGAAGCCTATCCACAGAAGGGTCACATTGCCTTCGTCGATCGCCAGATCAACGCGCAAACTGGCGCTATCCGCATTGCCGCATCTTTCCCCAACCCCGGCAACGTTCTACGACCAGGTCAGTTCGGTCGTGTGAAGGCAGAGACACAGTTGCGCCGTAACGCTTTGCTCATCCCACAAGTTGCTATTCAAGAATTACAGGGATTACAGCAGGCATTTGTTGCCGGTCCTGACGGCAAGGCTCACCTCGTTACGTTGAAGCTCGGCCCGCAGGTCGGAACCAACTGGCTCGTCGAAGACGGCGTCGCGCCCGGGGCAAAGGTCATCATCGATAACCTCCAAAAGCTCGGCGAGGGCACCCCAGTTGCTCCGCATCAAGGTCCGCCCGTCGCGCCTACAAGTCAGGCGACCACATCGGCCGGGAGGTAA
- a CDS encoding efflux RND transporter permease subunit — MSKFFINRPIVAIVIAILTVILGTVSMFTLATSQFPDIVPTEILVTATYPGADAKTLAQAVSTPIEQQMNGVDNMIYMNSVSANNGVVQLFVDFDVKTDPNIDQVLSQLRVDQAQSQLPAQVTTAGLTVQKALTSPLMLIAVNSPGNKLSQDFLTNYAIINLQDQITRVKGVSRVQIFGGQYALRIWVDPNKLAKLGVTAPEVITAIQTQNNVNPAGQIGAEPIPKGQQFTYTVRTQGRLVKPEEFGNIILRANADGSILHLSDVARIELGDQAYAISGRYNQNPSGVMAVYQLPGSNAVATAAAVNARMKELSSTFPPGISYNVPLDTTKAVSSGIHEIVITLLEALALVVVVVFIFLQGWRATLIPLLAVPVSLIGTFIIFPALGFSINTLSLFGLVLAIGLVVDDAIIVVEAVEHHIDEGMDPKAATIKAMEEVGGPVVAIALILAAVFIPTAFIPGITGRLYQQFAVTIAISVLISAFNALTLSPALASLLLKPKNKEQKPGLIGKGFALFNKFFGRTTESFVHTSDVLIHKSYLAMIGIAIIAILGVFLGSTLPGGFLPTEDQGYMFLALQLPDGASAQRTDAAQQKITAALLKTPGVEGVIAVTNFSLLTQVQSTNQGFFFVALKPWEVRKSKEEQLSYITASLGKQLAGNPDGIAFAFPPPSIPGIGTSGGVTMVIEDRSGKDDPEILTKNLMTYLGAISKLPEVAFALPSYSPNVPQLYADVDKEKVLQQQVQLSDVYTTMSTFMGGYLVNYFNRFGRQWQTYVEAEGTSRTDIKNIDQFYVRSANGGQVPLGALVHVKQITGPEYIFRFNEFNAAQVNITAKPGYSSGQVRAALEKTFAETMPPGAGFDYSGISYQEDMAQKGVPTYAVFGLSLLFVFLILAALYESWTLPFSVLLSTPVAILGGYIALHVRTLENDIFATIGVVMLIGLSAKNAILIVEFAKTNYEAGMSISEAALSAARLRFRPIVMTALAFVFGCLPLWTATGAGAASRRILGTTVIGGMFLSTAIGLIFIPVTFSVVEYISHRFSKGGKSTTMDSKADFDPVAAGKAAGGGPPKSTPTPGGHA; from the coding sequence ATGTCAAAGTTTTTCATCAATCGGCCCATTGTTGCGATTGTCATCGCCATCCTGACCGTGATCCTCGGTACTGTGTCGATGTTCACACTCGCTACCTCTCAGTTCCCTGACATCGTTCCTACAGAGATCCTGGTCACAGCCACCTACCCCGGTGCCGATGCCAAGACGCTCGCACAGGCAGTGTCTACGCCTATCGAGCAGCAGATGAACGGCGTCGACAACATGATCTACATGAACTCGGTCAGCGCCAACAATGGCGTTGTTCAACTGTTCGTAGACTTTGACGTCAAAACCGATCCCAACATTGACCAAGTGCTCTCGCAGCTTCGCGTCGACCAGGCGCAGTCACAGCTTCCCGCACAGGTCACCACGGCTGGCCTCACCGTGCAGAAGGCGCTTACCTCGCCCCTGATGCTCATTGCTGTCAACTCGCCCGGCAATAAGCTCAGCCAGGACTTCCTCACCAATTACGCGATCATCAATTTGCAGGATCAGATCACACGCGTCAAGGGCGTGTCTCGCGTCCAAATCTTCGGCGGTCAGTATGCGCTCCGTATCTGGGTAGATCCAAACAAGCTCGCCAAGCTTGGCGTCACCGCACCCGAAGTGATCACAGCGATTCAGACGCAGAACAACGTGAACCCTGCCGGTCAGATCGGCGCGGAGCCCATACCGAAGGGTCAGCAGTTTACCTATACCGTTCGCACCCAGGGTCGTCTCGTAAAGCCGGAGGAGTTTGGCAACATCATCCTCCGCGCGAATGCCGACGGATCGATCCTTCATCTGTCAGATGTCGCCCGCATCGAGCTTGGCGATCAGGCGTACGCCATCTCCGGACGCTACAACCAGAATCCCTCCGGCGTCATGGCCGTCTATCAGCTCCCCGGCTCCAATGCTGTCGCGACTGCAGCTGCCGTCAACGCCCGCATGAAAGAACTGTCCTCGACCTTCCCCCCGGGCATCTCCTACAACGTCCCGCTTGACACGACCAAGGCTGTCAGCTCGGGTATCCATGAAATCGTCATTACGCTGCTGGAAGCGCTTGCCCTCGTTGTGGTCGTAGTCTTCATCTTCCTGCAGGGCTGGCGAGCAACCCTCATCCCGCTGCTGGCCGTGCCGGTCTCCCTCATTGGAACCTTCATCATCTTCCCGGCTCTCGGCTTCTCCATCAACACGCTGTCGCTCTTCGGGCTTGTGCTTGCAATCGGACTCGTGGTCGATGACGCCATCATCGTCGTCGAAGCAGTAGAGCACCATATTGACGAGGGTATGGACCCTAAAGCCGCCACTATCAAGGCCATGGAAGAGGTAGGCGGTCCAGTGGTCGCCATTGCCCTCATCCTCGCAGCCGTCTTCATTCCGACAGCCTTCATCCCGGGTATCACTGGACGACTCTATCAGCAGTTCGCTGTGACGATCGCTATTTCGGTGCTCATCTCCGCATTCAACGCGCTCACCCTGTCTCCCGCATTGGCCTCGCTTCTACTCAAGCCAAAAAATAAGGAACAGAAGCCCGGCTTGATCGGTAAGGGCTTTGCGCTTTTCAACAAATTCTTCGGCCGCACGACGGAAAGCTTCGTCCATACCTCGGACGTCCTTATCCACAAGTCCTACTTGGCGATGATTGGAATTGCGATTATCGCCATCCTGGGCGTCTTCCTTGGCAGTACGCTTCCCGGTGGGTTCTTGCCGACGGAAGATCAGGGCTACATGTTTCTCGCCCTACAGCTTCCCGATGGAGCCTCAGCACAACGGACAGATGCGGCTCAGCAGAAGATCACGGCCGCTCTCCTCAAGACACCCGGTGTTGAAGGTGTTATCGCCGTCACCAACTTCTCTCTTCTCACTCAGGTGCAGAGCACCAATCAGGGCTTCTTCTTCGTCGCGCTGAAGCCGTGGGAGGTGCGCAAGAGCAAAGAAGAACAGCTGTCATACATTACAGCCAGCCTTGGCAAACAACTTGCCGGCAATCCTGACGGCATCGCCTTCGCCTTCCCGCCGCCCTCCATTCCGGGTATCGGAACCTCAGGCGGGGTCACGATGGTGATTGAAGATCGTTCTGGCAAGGATGATCCCGAGATCCTTACCAAGAACCTGATGACCTATCTGGGTGCGATCAGCAAGCTGCCTGAAGTAGCATTCGCGCTTCCGTCCTACTCGCCCAACGTCCCACAGCTCTATGCGGACGTGGATAAGGAGAAGGTCCTGCAGCAGCAGGTTCAGCTCTCTGACGTCTACACCACCATGTCCACATTTATGGGCGGCTATCTCGTCAACTACTTCAACCGCTTCGGTCGCCAGTGGCAGACTTATGTGGAGGCAGAGGGCACCTCACGCACGGACATCAAGAACATTGATCAGTTCTATGTGCGCAGTGCTAACGGCGGACAGGTTCCGCTAGGCGCGCTGGTTCACGTCAAGCAGATCACCGGGCCTGAATACATTTTCCGCTTCAACGAGTTCAACGCGGCACAGGTCAACATCACCGCAAAGCCCGGCTACAGCTCAGGCCAGGTGCGCGCTGCACTCGAAAAGACATTCGCCGAAACGATGCCACCCGGAGCGGGCTTCGATTATTCTGGCATCTCCTACCAGGAAGATATGGCGCAGAAGGGTGTGCCGACCTACGCCGTCTTCGGTCTCTCCCTTCTTTTCGTCTTTCTCATTCTGGCTGCACTCTACGAGTCATGGACGCTGCCGTTCAGCGTTCTGCTCAGCACTCCAGTCGCCATTCTTGGCGGGTACATAGCCCTTCATGTCCGCACACTTGAGAACGACATCTTCGCCACGATCGGCGTTGTCATGCTCATCGGTCTCTCCGCCAAAAACGCCATCCTCATCGTCGAGTTCGCCAAGACCAACTACGAAGCCGGCATGAGCATTTCGGAGGCTGCACTCAGCGCGGCGCGTCTACGCTTCCGTCCAATCGTCATGACCGCTCTCGCCTTCGTCTTTGGTTGCCTTCCGCTATGGACTGCAACCGGTGCAGGCGCAGCATCACGACGCATCCTAGGAACCACCGTTATCGGCGGCATGTTCCTGTCGACGGCCATCGGCCTCATCTTCATTCCAGTTACCTTCTCCGTCGTCGAGTACATCTCGCATCGTTTCAGCAAGGGCGGCAAGAGCACGACGATGGACTCCAAGGCAGACTTCGATCCAGTCGCAGCCGGCAAAGCAGCCGGTGGCGGACCGCCGAAATCGACCCCGACCCCAGGAGGTCACGCATGA
- a CDS encoding cobalt-precorrin-6A reductase: MHSGLNTSRSKLLRVLILGGTSEASQLITSLKTIPNIEIITSLAGRLTQPKLPSGTVRIGGFGGIEGLTSYLIAEHICAVVDATHPFAAKISKSAEVACDRLDIPLLAFERPPWKPIDKWINVPDAHVAASLIDKSENRVFLSIGRQDIGAFKLCTQAWFLIRTIDPPEDFLPIRCRLILERGPFHLGAEIDMLRKSSINILITKNSGGIATYPKIEAARELGIKVIVINRPKKHSVATISDLGELVQELAKVCELKSLTRSKQGT; this comes from the coding sequence ATGCATTCAGGCCTAAATACAAGTCGATCCAAACTTCTGCGAGTCCTCATTCTCGGAGGAACCTCGGAGGCTTCGCAGCTTATAACATCGCTAAAGACCATCCCGAACATCGAGATCATCACATCGCTCGCTGGCAGGCTAACACAACCTAAATTGCCCAGCGGCACCGTTCGTATCGGCGGCTTTGGCGGAATTGAGGGTTTGACCTCGTATCTTATCGCAGAACATATTTGTGCTGTTGTTGATGCTACCCACCCGTTCGCTGCCAAAATCAGTAAAAGTGCGGAGGTAGCTTGCGACAGACTGGATATACCTCTGCTTGCCTTTGAACGACCGCCTTGGAAGCCGATTGACAAGTGGATTAATGTTCCGGATGCGCATGTCGCCGCGTCGCTAATAGACAAGTCAGAAAATCGCGTCTTCCTGTCTATTGGTCGTCAAGACATCGGTGCATTCAAGCTTTGCACGCAAGCCTGGTTTCTAATCCGAACGATTGATCCTCCAGAGGATTTCCTGCCGATCCGTTGCAGGTTGATTCTGGAACGCGGTCCTTTTCATTTAGGTGCCGAGATCGATATGCTCCGCAAAAGCTCGATCAATATTCTCATTACCAAGAATAGCGGTGGAATAGCTACTTATCCAAAGATCGAAGCCGCACGGGAACTGGGGATTAAGGTGATAGTCATCAACCGGCCCAAGAAGCACAGCGTCGCAACCATCTCAGATTTGGGTGAATTAGTTCAAGAGCTAGCGAAGGTATGCGAATTAAAGTCGCTTACGCGGAGTAAACAAGGGACATGA